From the Purpureocillium takamizusanense chromosome 6, complete sequence genome, one window contains:
- a CDS encoding uncharacterized protein (TransMembrane:1 (o792-811i)~COG:D~COG:O~EggNog:ENOG503NYHB~BUSCO:EOG09260FKU): protein MTASTMRARRRKVLRSVFQADVSQPTPLLASSAPGEPFGGPPAHAHAPPPVPLPPISDQVRWDRAWHVVTSRIHLPSSVAVEDSFGTLAPESQDFDHIFHDSLALLLNPGTSVPGAAHTEDILHWHTQQVRQHFVHHVLPLLAACCAQGGQQQILLGSIQTLEAAHRQYLYGLTLIVRGIDDDAARAAAVAKFRRDLHAVIGSSWAPGLTNALRGVLYRLLASNLHVGRRQSGSEPPSSQDARESAAAREELLSLLESLKTVGLAGDKFHVLIAEVMDSCMRKFVQDTYSRVWTAREPLHSPDGPVTSGCLEHLCDWVERCYGRLAVEVFSRIGGRVSWSDVSQWKDVAIGRLATLRMEELFDIVLHWPDSKGGLDDLRSAVATPQRRLQLTDTFSASLQRRLLHPGCSTSDILQTYISMIRTFHALDASKVLLDRVVHALQLYLCQRDDAIRIVVTGLLSDPRAADTDEGKRRLVELAVMLNDTSQQQRAHSDDYDLDWNDMSWVPDPVDAGVNYKRPRNEDVIGTLINALGSQDIFIKEFQLIIAERLLSSQTGFQQEIKVLGLLKKRYGENALQNCDVMIKDIHDSRRVDATLRKGLRAGDGAKEDALTYHSKILSRLFWPSLPKEGFKVPPPIAAIQESYESGFEQLKSSRKLSWLDQLGSATVQLDLEDRSVELECKTYEAAVIYAFQDDGSGPPGPQQRTFNEIWQKIMIDEDLLQLALKFWVSKKVLRDVGNQTYTVVERLDDGANAAPNNEGDEAAAQSEDEVVRPSPRKAKTMDPKEQERRTIYWQFIVGMLTNSSPAMPLGQISMMMKMLIADGCPWSNEELQEFLGEKVAAGDLELGGGKYKLPKK, encoded by the coding sequence ATGACCGCGTCCACGATGCGCGCCCGCAGGCGCAAGGTGCTCCGCTCCGTCTTCCAGGCCGACGTCTCCCAACCCACACCTctgctcgcctcgtcggcgcccggaGAGCCCTTTGGCGGCCCACCAGCTCACGCACATGCACCGCCGCCTGTGCCTCTGCCTCCCATCAGCGATCAGGTTCGCTGGGATCGCGCCTGGCACGTTGTCACCTCGCGCATCCATCTTCCTTCCtcggtcgccgtcgaggactCCTTCGGCACTCTCGCCCCAGAGTCCCAAGACTTTGACCACATCTTTCACGACtccctggccctgctgctaAACCCCGGCACCAGCGTCCCTGGCGCCGCGCACACCGAGGACATTCTTCACTGGCATACGCAGCAGGTGCGGCAGCACTTTGTGCACCATGTCTTGCCTCTTCTGGCTGCCTGCTGTGCCCAGGGGGGTCAGCAGCAGATTCTGCTCGGCAGCATACAgaccctcgaggccgcccaccgccagTACCTATATGGGCTGACGCTGATAGTCCGAGGCAtcgatgatgacgccgcccgtgctgctgccgtggccaaATTCAGACGAGATCTTCACGCCGTTATTGGAAGTTCTTGGGCACCGGGTCTGACAAATGCGCTACGCGGCGTTCTCTACCGCCTCCTGGCCAGTAACCTGCATGTCGGCCGAAGGCAATCGGGCTCCGAGCCACCCTCTAGCCAGGACGCCCGCGAATCGGCCGCTGCCCGCGAGGAGCTTCTGAGTCTTCTCGAGTCTCTCAAAACGGTTGGCCTGGCGGGGGACAAGTTCCACGTCCTGATCGCCGAAGTCATGGACAGTTGCATGCGCAAGTTTGTCCAAGATACGTACTCGCGCGTGTGGACGGCCCGAGAGCCTTTGCATAGTCCTGACGGACCAGTGACATCTGGTTGCCTGGAGCATCTGTGCGACTGGGTCGAGCGCTGCTACGGTCGCCTGGCCGTTGAGGTCTTCAGTCGCATAGGCGGCCGTGTTTCGTGGAGCGACGTCAGTCAGTGGAAAGACGTCGCCATCGGACGGCTGGCAACACTGCGCATGGAGGAGCTCTTTGACATTGTCCTGCACTGGCCTGACagcaagggcggcctcgatgacCTTCGCTCCGCGGTTGCTACCCCTCAACGACGCCTGCAACTGACAGACACCTTCTCCGCCTCACTTCAAAGGCGCTTGCTGCATCCAGGCTGTTCCACGTCGGACATACTGCAGACCTATATCTCGATGATCCGCACATTCCATGCGCTTGATGCTTCGAAAGTCCTACTTGACCGAGTGGTCCACGCTTTGCAGCTCTACTTGTGTCAGAGAGATGACGCTatccgcatcgtcgtcacaGGCTTGCTCTCTGACCCCCgtgccgccgacaccgacgaggGCAAGCGCAGGCTCGTCGAGTTGGCAGTGATGCTCAATGAcacgtcgcagcagcagcgggctcATAGCGACGACTATGACCTTGACTGGAACGACATGTCGTGGGTGCCAGATCCTGTCGATGCTGGCGTCAACTACAAGAGACCCAGGAACGAAGACGTCATCGGCACGCTCATCAACGCCCTCGGATCACAGGACATCTTTATCAAGGAGTTCcagctcatcatcgccgagcGTCTGCTGTCGAGCCAAACTGGCTTCCAACAGGAGATCAAGGTTCTCGGCCTGCTGAAGAAGAGATACGGCGAGAATGCTCTACAGAACTGCGATGTCATGATCAAGGATATACACGATTCCAGACGCGTCGACGCTACACTGCGCAAAGGCCTTCGGGCCGGAGATGGCGCGAAGGAAGACGCGCTGACTTATCACTCTAAGATCTTGTCCCGGCTGTTCTGGCCCAGTCTCCCAAAGGAGGGATTCAAAGTGCCGCCTCCAATTGCCGCGATCCAGGAAAGCTACGAATCCGGGTTCGAACAGCTCAAGTCGTCTCGCAAGCTAAGCTGGCTAGACCAGCTCGGCTCAGCTACCGTGCAGCTGGATCTGGAGGATCGCTCCGTTGAGCTCGAGTGCAAGACGTACGAGGCTGCTGTCATATATGCTTTTCAGGACGACGGATCGGGGCCGCCTGGTCCCCAGCAGCGCACGTTCAACGAGATATGGCAGAAAATCATGATTGATGAGGACTTGCTGCAGCTTGCCCTCAAGTTTTGGGTGTCGAAGAAGGTATTGCGCGATGTCGGAAACCAGACGTATACTGTCGTTGAACgcctcgatgacggcgccaaCGCGGCACCAAACAACGAAGGCGATGAGGCAGCCGCGCAGAGCGAGGATGAGGTCGTCCGGCCTTCGCCGCGCAAGGCTAAGACGATGGATCCCAAGGAGCAGGAGCGTCGCACGATTTACTGGCAGTTCATCGTGGGTATGCTGACCAACTCGAGTCCGGCAATGCCGCTCGGGCAGATTtcaatgatgatgaagatgctCATTGCCGACGGCTGCCCCTGGAGCaacgaggagctgcaggagTTTCTCGGCGAGAaggtggccgcgggcgacctgGAGCTGGGAGGCGGCAAGTACAAGCTGCCCAAGAAGTGA
- a CDS encoding uncharacterized protein (EggNog:ENOG503P5XW), whose amino-acid sequence MSAVAMPFDSTFTMGPRPTFTWPGRSSYQRLSRASQQRMLTTVAGPLDTGSTSSNSILGTDLNSIISGSEPSMTPPSETKSLASSPPRTTMTPELQELKRQRDQVRRDSKMSARFRRAESNSYTTSPPMSMGEVSNTISLPVYTTAPSSVPLMAAPAGALGSAPFLQPYNPNLADQSQSSGMFSSAYQPLQHGYGVAMEYPPSYAGEFAPRASSITVPQDAGMLYPMQSVAVPPTTTQASQEGGHVRVVQSRPKPRCWEHGCNGRQFSTFSNLLRHQREKSGQAAKASCPNCGAEFTRTTARNGHLLHDKCKQRRKT is encoded by the exons ATGAG TGCCGTCGCTATGCCATTTGATTCGACGTTTACCATGGGTCCAAGGCCGACGTTTACTTGGCCAGGTAGGAGTTCCTATCAGCGTCTCTCAAGAGCCTCGCAGCAACGAAtgttgacgacggtggcAGGTCCCCTCGACACTGGCTCAacgagcagcaacagcatTCTCGGCACGGATCTGAATTCGATCATCAGTGGATCTGAGCCCAGCATGACTCCTCCGAGCGAAACAAAGTCACTCGCCTCGAGTCCTCCTCGGACAACCATGACTCCAGAACTGCAGGAGCTGAAACGCCAAAGGGACCAGGTCCGACGAGATTCAAAAATGTCTGCTCGATTCCGGCGGGCTGAAAGCAACTCGTACacaacgtcgccgccaatgTCTATGGGCGAGGTGTCCAATACCATCAGCCTTCCCGTGTACACCACagccccgtcgtcggtgcccttgatggcagcaccagcgggAGCGCTTGGGAGTGCGCCATTTTTGCAACCGTACAACCCGAACCTGGCGGACCAGTCTCAGAGTAGCGGAATGTTTTCATCAGCGTATCAGCCTCT ACAACACGGCTACGGCGTTGCAATGGAGTACCCGCCTAGCTACGCGGGAGAGTTTGC CCCCCGAGCTTCTTCGATAACGGTACCCCAAGATGCTGGGATGCTATATCCGATGCAATCAGTCGCGGTGCCGCCCACCACAACCCAAGCTAGCCAGGAGGGTGGTCACGTTCGGGTTGTGCAGAGCCGACCAAAGCCTCGTTGTTGGGAACATGGATGCAATGGACGGCAATTCTCTACATTCAGCAATCTGCTACGACACCAGCGCGAGAAGTCAGGACAGGCCGCAAAAGCATCGTGCCCGAATTGCGGTGCCGAGTTTACGAGAACGACGGCGCGCAACGGGCACTTGTTACACGACAAGTGCAAGCAGCGCCGAAAGACGTGA